From Candidatus Endomicrobium procryptotermitis:
AGAAGAAATAGAATAGTGGCAGCTTTTTCAAAAGCAACGCTTGTAGTAGAAGCGGGCATGCAGAGCGGGGCTCTTATCACGGCAAGATGTTGCGCAGAGTATGGCAAAGACGTTTTTGCAGTACCCGGCAGCATTTACTGCGATTTTTCTAAAGGAACACATATGCTGATAAAAGAGGGCGCCGCATTAGTTTTAAGCCCCGAAGATATGTCTGAGCAAACGACTTATTTCAACATAATATCTGAAGAATGCGCGGAACGTCGTCCAGAATTTTCCGATATGCTCAATGAAGCCGAACAGACGGTTTTGGATTTAATATCAAAAAACGACGCAGGGCTACATATGGATGAAATTTCACAGAATCTGAGTATTGAAATTTCAAACGTAGCACCCATAATTTTAAAACTTGAAATTAACGGTTTGATAAAATCAATGCCGGGACAGTTATACGTTAAAATAAGATAAAAAGGATTATCAAAAAATGACAAAGTATCTTGTTATAGTCGAATCTCCAGCTAAAGAAAAAACCATATCAAAAATATTGGGCAGAGATTTTATTGTGAAAAGTTCTTATGGGCATATAAGAGATTTGCCGAAAAGTAAATTCGGCATAGACATAGAACGCGATTTTGAACCCACATATACCAATATGGCAAAAGCAAAAAAGATTATCGCAGACTTAAAGAAGAGTGCTGAAAATTCGGATAAAATTTATCTTGCAACCGATTTCGACAGAGAAGGTGAAGCCATTGCATGGCATTTAAAAGAAGCTTTGGGTTTGAAAGATTCAAAAACTGCCAGAATAACTTTTCACGAAATCACTCCAGAAGCTATAAAAGAATCACTAAAAAAGCCAAGAATCATCGACATGGGACTTGTGGACAGCCAGCAGGCGAGAAGAATACTCGACAGGCTTGTAGGTTATAAACTTTCCCCTCTTTTATGGAAAAAAATAAAAATCGGACTTTCCGCGGGAAGAGTTCAGTCCGTGGCAGTTATGATTATTTGCGACAGAGAAGAAGAAATCAAAAATTTTGTCCCTATAGAATATTGGAGTATTGAAGCCGAACTTGCAAAAAAAGAAAAAGACTTATCGGCTTTTAAGGCTTCTCTCATCTCGAAAAACGGCATAAAATTCGAAAAGTTTTCAATAAAAGACAAAACTCAGTCTGATGACATTTTAAAAGAGCTTGAAGGTGCTGTGTATGTTGTACAAACCACGGAGACAAAACAGCGCAGACGTTGCCCATACGCTCCTTATATGACTTCAACCATGCAACAGGATGCTTCGAGAAGGCTCGGCTTTTCCGCTTCGAAAACTATGATGATAGCACAGAAATTGTATGAAGGCATCAACGTTGGAGATTCTTCTTCTTCGGGTTTGATAACCTATATGAGAACCGATTCTCTAAACGTAGCAAAAAGTGTTCAACAGCAGACGCTTAAATTTCTGGCTGAACAATATGGAGCAGATTTCGTTCCACAAACTCCAAGATTTTACAAAACGAAATCAAAAGGAGCACAGGAAGCTCACGAAGCGATAAGACCGACTTCTCCGCACAAAATTCCACAATCGATAAAACAATATTTGTCTAATGACGAGTTCAAACTTTACGACTTGATATGGAAAAGATTTGCCGCCAGCCAAATGGCCGACGCCGTTTATAATACGGTAAGTGCAGATATATCGGCAAAAGATTATATTTTTAGAGCGTCAGGCAGCACTCTTATTTTTGAGGGTTTTTTGAAAGTTTACAATATAGATGATACGGAAAAAGACGCGAAACTTCCGCAGTTAAACGATGGTGAAATTTTGGATTTAAAAGCGCTTATTCCGCAACAGCATTTCACGGAACCGCCACCGCGCTACAATGAAGCCAGTCTGATAAAAGCGCTGGAAGAACACGGAATAGGAAGGCCTTCGACATATGCGCCGACAATTAAAACTATTTTAGACAGATTATATGTGCGTTTTGAAGGCAAAAAGTTTGTGCCAACGAATTTAGGCATAGTCGTAAATAATGTGTTGAAAAAACATTTTGGAAACATAGTAAACGTCGAATTTACTGCTGAAGTCGAAGAAAAATTTGATGCTATAGCATCCGACAAAACTCAATGGCGCAACGTAATAAGAGATTTTTACAAACCGTTTGAAATGGATTTGGTACAGGCGGAAAAAAATCTTGAAAGGCAAAAAATCGAGCCTCAAAAATCCGATGAAATATGTCCGAACTGTGGCAAACCTATGGTTATAAGAGACTCTAAAAACGGACAGTTTTTAGGCTGTTCCGGTTATCCTGAATGTAAAACTGCGATGCCGCTTGGGAAAGACGGAAAAACCGCTGCAGAACCCGAAGAAACAGATATGACATGCGACAAATGTGGAAGCATTTTGATTAAGAAAACGGGCTTCAGAGGAAAATCGTATTTGACATGCAAAAATCGGGAATGCAAATCTATATACTATATAGACAAAAACGGGAATAAAATTTTAAAGCCCGAACCGGAAAAAACCGATATTAAATGCGAAAAGTGCGGTTCAATAATGCTTAAGAGAGTAGGAAAAAGAGGACCGTTTCTTACGTGTTCGGCGTTCCCAAAGTGCAGGAACTTACAATGGATAAAACAAGAAAAACCTGTGAAAACAGCCAAGAAGAAAATGAAAAAAGTTATGAAAACGGCGACAAAAACTTCGGCTGGCAAAAGCAAGAGCATATAATTTCGTTCAAAAAGTATCTCAAAGCGGAAAGAAATTTTTCGGCACATACTTTAAGAGCTTATATAACAGACATTTTGGATTTTGCATCTTATTGTCGGGATAAATCGCTGGAATTTGCTCAAACGGACAAATATTCAATGCGCGAATATCTTGGGCTGCTTAATCAAAAAAAATTGAGCAAAGCCACTCTCATGAGGAAATTTGCTGTATTGCGCACCTTTTACAAATTTTTGATAATAAACAATGCTATAGAAAAAAATCCTCTTGAAGATATGTCCGGACCAAAAAAAGAGAAGAAAGTTCCTGAATTTCTTACCGAAGAAGAAATGCACAGCCTTTTTAGTTTGCCCGGCATGAAACTGCGCGACAAAACGATGATAGAAATGCTCTATTCATGCGGACTGAGAATTGAAGAGCTTATGAGCCTTGACATAAAAAACATAGATTTTTTCGGTAATACCGTAACTGTGCGCGGAAAAGGCAACAAAGAAAGAGTTGTTCCTGCTGGGGACAAATGTCTTGCCAGTATGTCGGATTATATTAAAGAGCGGCAGGCTTTGGGACTTGCTTGCGGCATACATTCCCCTGCTTTTCTCGGATACGGAGGAAAAAGACTTGGACAAAGAAGTGCAAGAAGAGCGCTTCACAGATGGTTTATGTTCGCGGGACTTAAAAAAAAAGTAAGTCCTCATACTTTAAGACATACTTTTGCGACGCATATTTTAGACAGAGGCTGCGACCTGCGCAGCGTTCAGAAAATGCTGGGACACAAAAATCTTTCGACAACGCAGGTTTATACGCATGTAACAATAGAAAGTTTAAGAAAGGTTTACGAAAAATCTCATCCGCGAGCAAAATAAATTCAAATGAAAGACAAAGATAATGTAATGCTTTTGATGGAAGAAACGGGCTGCGATCAGGGAGAAGCAGAACTCGCGCTGATACTTTCTGATAACGATTTGGAGAAATCAATAACAAAAATCAGTATTCTTCTTAAATTCATTACCGCTTTTAAAATCAAATTAATCTTCCCTCAGGATAATATTTATGGGCTTATGCACGTTGCCGTAAACATGAAAAACGCTGAAATTCTTCGTTTCAGTATGGTCGTTTCATATAATCCATCAGTTTACGAAAATTCGGCTTCGATGGATTGGTTTTCTTTTGAAAAAGCGATTTTTTCATGCCGTCTCGACGCCGGCGCGATGGAAGATTATACCCAAAGAGTAGAAGAAAAACTAAAAAATCACATAGCCAAAGAATTAAAACAAGTTCCCGTAATTTCAAAAGATGAAATTTCAAAAATCATATCTTTATTTTTTAATCCTATAATAGTCAAAATTGAAATTATAAGCGAGGAGTTAAACCTATCACAATTTAAAAAGCTGCCAGATTACAATAAAATACAAAATGAAACCTCTTTTACAGGCTATGATTTGGGATTTGTACGGCTCGATGTTGAAATACTAAAAGATTTAAACGGCAAACCCGCAGAAAAGCTGTCCAAAGGTGACGTTGTTTTGTCAATGATAACCGATGAAAGAGACATAGCGCATTATCTTGCGCACCTAATCGGAGGAAGAAAAGACGGAAACATGATTCCTCTTCCTGCAACGATAAAAAAAATTACGGTAAAAAATGAAGATTTTGAAATATATTTGAGTTATGCACCTTCAATAACAGGCGTAGCGAAAATAAACGGTAAAACGCTTCTGAAAGTCCTTACAAAAAATCGTTCTCTTTGGAGAAGAATAATACCGTGGTAAGCGCATTTGTAAAAAAATCTAAAAGCTGAGTAACAGTGGAAGTGTCAGAAGCTTAGATTCAGAAGTTTTTTGCATTTTTAACTTATCGTCCGTTAGGAACGGATAAAGTTTGTGCGCTCGCGTTTAGGTTCAGGTGGTGGGATTTTTATTCCAGCTT
This genomic window contains:
- the topA gene encoding type I DNA topoisomerase, encoding MTKYLVIVESPAKEKTISKILGRDFIVKSSYGHIRDLPKSKFGIDIERDFEPTYTNMAKAKKIIADLKKSAENSDKIYLATDFDREGEAIAWHLKEALGLKDSKTARITFHEITPEAIKESLKKPRIIDMGLVDSQQARRILDRLVGYKLSPLLWKKIKIGLSAGRVQSVAVMIICDREEEIKNFVPIEYWSIEAELAKKEKDLSAFKASLISKNGIKFEKFSIKDKTQSDDILKELEGAVYVVQTTETKQRRRCPYAPYMTSTMQQDASRRLGFSASKTMMIAQKLYEGINVGDSSSSGLITYMRTDSLNVAKSVQQQTLKFLAEQYGADFVPQTPRFYKTKSKGAQEAHEAIRPTSPHKIPQSIKQYLSNDEFKLYDLIWKRFAASQMADAVYNTVSADISAKDYIFRASGSTLIFEGFLKVYNIDDTEKDAKLPQLNDGEILDLKALIPQQHFTEPPPRYNEASLIKALEEHGIGRPSTYAPTIKTILDRLYVRFEGKKFVPTNLGIVVNNVLKKHFGNIVNVEFTAEVEEKFDAIASDKTQWRNVIRDFYKPFEMDLVQAEKNLERQKIEPQKSDEICPNCGKPMVIRDSKNGQFLGCSGYPECKTAMPLGKDGKTAAEPEETDMTCDKCGSILIKKTGFRGKSYLTCKNRECKSIYYIDKNGNKILKPEPEKTDIKCEKCGSIMLKRVGKRGPFLTCSAFPKCRNLQWIKQEKPVKTAKKKMKKVMKTATKTSAGKSKSI
- a CDS encoding tyrosine-type recombinase/integrase: MDKTRKTCENSQEENEKSYENGDKNFGWQKQEHIISFKKYLKAERNFSAHTLRAYITDILDFASYCRDKSLEFAQTDKYSMREYLGLLNQKKLSKATLMRKFAVLRTFYKFLIINNAIEKNPLEDMSGPKKEKKVPEFLTEEEMHSLFSLPGMKLRDKTMIEMLYSCGLRIEELMSLDIKNIDFFGNTVTVRGKGNKERVVPAGDKCLASMSDYIKERQALGLACGIHSPAFLGYGGKRLGQRSARRALHRWFMFAGLKKKVSPHTLRHTFATHILDRGCDLRSVQKMLGHKNLSTTQVYTHVTIESLRKVYEKSHPRAK